In Apium graveolens cultivar Ventura chromosome 10, ASM990537v1, whole genome shotgun sequence, the following are encoded in one genomic region:
- the LOC141691226 gene encoding uncharacterized protein LOC141691226 produces MEAKPLARIRELDAIHFLMENIIFRFGVPRIIITDNGTQFTGESWNNALEELEVQHLKASVAYPQANGQVEITNKAILQGLKKRLMDANRNWVDELPNVLWSLKLFQKPQQVKHPS; encoded by the coding sequence ATGGAAGCAAAACCCCTCGCCCGAATCAGAGAACTAGATGCAATTCATTTCTTGATGGAAAATATAATATTCCGATTCGGAGTACCAAGAATCATCATCACAGATAACGGCACCCAGTTCACAGGCGAAAGTTGGAATAACGCTCTCGAAGAGCTCGAGGTTCAGCATCTCAAAGCATCAGTGGCATATCCACAGGCCAATGGACAGGTTGAAATCACTAACAAAGCAATTCTACAAGGTCTCAAGAAGAGACTGATGGATGCCAATAGAAACTGGGTAGATGAGCTTCCAAACGTACTGTGGAGTCTAAAACTATTCCAAAAGCCGCAACAGGTCAAACATCCTTCTTGA
- the LOC141691225 gene encoding uncharacterized protein LOC141691225, with translation MRPQALADFITECTFSNLEPGEVIPTYESKAWILFTDGSSTSQAGGARMVLTSPEGFVVKQAVKLKFPATNNEAEYEGLIDGLKLTLKLEVGVIDIFSDSQLVVKQVYGEFKAINDQMSTYMQITIRFLQRLTSWTINNIDRSTNQWADTLSKMAT, from the coding sequence ATGAGGCCTCAAGCCTTAGCTGACTTCATCACGGAGTGCACTTTCTCAAATCTCGAACCAGGAGAAGTAATCCCCACATATGAAAGCAAAGCATGGATACTCTTCACAGATGGGTCATCCACATCACAAGCAGGGGGTGCAAGAATGGTCCTCACTAGCCCCGAAGGCTTTGTGGTCAAGCAGGCTGTGAAGTTAAAATTCCCTGCCACCAACAACGAAGCTGAATACGAAGGTTTAATAGATGGTCTAAAACTAACCCTCAAGCTGGAAGTAGGTGTAATCGACATATTCAGTGATTCACAACTGGTCGTCAAACAAGTCTATGGGGAGTTCAAAGCAATTAATGACCAAATGTCCACATATATGCAAATCACTATTAGATTCCTACAAAGGTTAACCTCATGGACCATCAATAATATTGATAGGTCAACAAACCAGTGGGCAGACACCCTCTCTAAGATGGCTACTTAA